In the genome of Paenibacillus sp. FSL R5-0766, one region contains:
- a CDS encoding AraC family transcriptional regulator, with translation MTKLSDAVYLGRLPDVRMSFQLLGLHARKVDSSWTYPSHEHSMYEVHWMMDGQMNMVVNGQSYRQSVGDLLFIRPGMTHSCTGAGPEGFTYFSVHFSIHDTSFCRELNRCKDIYYPANSNLALGLSSSLSTLYGLATEHLSNSLSSSKQMKVHAAVFELLGSLVGQLSQQASVTLSRKETIAHQIAEHIEDSVRYIHLHGEIQESERTWIQDIAKSLSVSPSQVNRIFRQVYGIAPRKFLSETLLNEAQRLLKQTDLNIDHIAMMLGYKTNAHFSRQFKRWTGIAPSEYRSHSQQAGEANVADD, from the coding sequence GTGACCAAGCTTTCGGATGCTGTGTATTTAGGTCGTCTACCCGATGTTCGCATGTCTTTTCAATTATTGGGGCTGCATGCAAGAAAAGTTGATTCCAGCTGGACTTATCCGTCTCATGAACATTCCATGTATGAAGTTCACTGGATGATGGACGGGCAGATGAACATGGTGGTCAACGGGCAGTCTTATCGTCAGTCGGTTGGCGACCTCCTGTTCATCCGACCGGGTATGACCCACTCTTGCACCGGAGCCGGACCGGAGGGGTTCACTTATTTTTCCGTGCATTTCAGCATACACGATACATCCTTTTGCAGAGAACTTAACCGTTGCAAAGACATCTATTATCCGGCAAATTCGAATTTGGCTCTGGGGCTCTCCTCTTCCCTGTCTACCTTGTATGGTCTGGCTACAGAGCATCTGTCTAACTCGTTATCTTCCTCCAAACAAATGAAGGTACATGCCGCAGTGTTTGAACTGCTTGGTTCCCTGGTTGGCCAGTTATCTCAGCAAGCTTCCGTTACGTTGTCGAGAAAAGAAACTATTGCCCATCAGATTGCTGAGCACATTGAGGATTCGGTAAGATATATCCATCTTCACGGGGAAATTCAGGAGAGTGAGCGAACCTGGATTCAGGACATTGCCAAATCGCTGAGCGTTAGCCCGTCACAGGTTAATCGAATTTTTCGGCAGGTATATGGCATCGCTCCACGCAAGTTTCTATCCGAAACCCTTCTGAACGAAGCGCAGCGGCTGTTAAAACAAACCGACCTGAACATAGACCATATTGCGATGATGCTTGGGTATAAGACCAATGCGCATTTCAGCCGCCAGTTCAAGCGGTGGACAGGCATCGCGCCAAGCGAATATCGTAGCCATTCGCAGCAGGCTGGAGAAGCCAACGTTGCGGATGACTAA
- a CDS encoding fumarylacetoacetate hydrolase family protein yields MRIIRFLDGQQKWLAAVTDDEQAYRLPQADFMTLIHQARKQGISPVQLVESAFKPSNKLTDDWTSLHLITPLEAPEVWAAGVTYQRSREARNYEATEGKLDAKTFYDKVYDAERPEIFFKSTAARTVGPNEAVTLRSDSNWQIPEPELGLVLAADGSIVGYIVGNDMSCRDIEGENPLYLPQAKMWRNSCSIGPSIRLAETVQDPYAFSIVCEIYRESEIVVKSEASTSELNRKLDELVSFLARDNDLFDGTVLLTGTSIVPPNDFTLAPGDRIEISISDIGTLINPVISN; encoded by the coding sequence ATGAGAATTATTCGATTTCTGGACGGACAACAGAAGTGGCTGGCAGCCGTTACGGATGATGAACAAGCGTATCGTTTGCCACAAGCAGATTTTATGACTTTGATCCATCAAGCAAGAAAGCAGGGGATTTCTCCAGTTCAACTTGTTGAAAGCGCTTTTAAACCGTCGAACAAGTTAACTGACGATTGGACTTCCCTGCATCTAATCACTCCATTGGAAGCTCCGGAAGTATGGGCGGCGGGTGTAACTTATCAACGCAGCCGCGAAGCGCGAAATTATGAAGCAACCGAAGGCAAGCTGGATGCAAAGACCTTTTACGATAAAGTTTATGATGCCGAAAGACCGGAGATCTTTTTTAAATCTACAGCTGCCCGCACCGTCGGGCCCAATGAGGCTGTCACACTTCGCAGCGATTCCAATTGGCAGATCCCGGAGCCTGAGCTGGGGTTAGTGCTTGCCGCGGATGGCAGCATTGTGGGATACATTGTTGGCAATGACATGAGCTGCCGCGATATTGAAGGGGAAAACCCGCTGTATCTGCCGCAAGCAAAAATGTGGCGCAATTCCTGCTCGATAGGTCCATCCATTCGTCTAGCGGAAACGGTGCAGGATCCATATGCGTTCAGCATCGTTTGCGAAATATATCGCGAAAGTGAAATAGTTGTCAAAAGCGAGGCAAGCACAAGTGAGTTAAACCGAAAACTCGATGAACTGGTCTCCTTTCTGGCCAGAGATAACGATTTGTTTGACGGTACGGTGTTATTGACAGGCACAAGCATCGTGCCACCCAATGATTTTACACTTGCACCCGGGGACCGCATTGAAATATCCATTAGCGATATCGGGACACTTATTAATCCAGTCATTTCAAACTAA
- the gucD gene encoding alpha-ketoglutaric semialdehyde dehydrogenase GucD, whose protein sequence is MTTFQVEQTYSNYINGEWVKATSGETEPSINPANRKEVVGYVPTSGVEDLNRAVAAAKEAAKDWRRLSGAERGNYLFQAANVLERRADEVAEAMTREMGKTLPEAKGETLRGVAILRYYAGEGMRKTGDVIPSTDSEALMFTTRVPLGVVGVIAPWNFPVAIPIWKTAPALIYGNTVVLKPAQETAVTAAKVMECFEEAGIPAGVLNLVCGRGSVIGSALAEHPDVGGITFTGSNEVGKRVGGAALARGAKYQLEMGGKNPIIIAADADLDLAVEATISGGLKSTGQKCTATSKVIIERKVYDAFKEKLLSQIQEIRLGDGMSSGSWMGPCASEGQLNTVLSYIQKGQDEGAVLLTGGKRGDGPGLEEGFYVQPTVFEGVESHMSIAREEIFGPVLALIAVDSLEEAIEAANDSDYGLSASIYTQNVGAMLSFIRDMDAGLVRINAETAGVELQAPFGGMKMSSSHSREQGQAAIEFFTAIKTVFVKS, encoded by the coding sequence ATGACCACATTTCAGGTAGAGCAGACATACAGCAATTACATTAACGGAGAATGGGTGAAGGCGACATCCGGCGAAACCGAACCGAGCATCAACCCGGCGAATCGGAAGGAGGTAGTTGGCTACGTACCCACCTCAGGCGTAGAGGATCTGAACCGGGCTGTTGCAGCCGCGAAGGAAGCAGCAAAAGATTGGCGGAGGTTATCGGGCGCGGAACGCGGAAACTATCTATTTCAAGCAGCCAATGTGCTGGAACGCCGGGCCGATGAAGTTGCAGAGGCGATGACCAGGGAAATGGGCAAAACACTCCCAGAAGCTAAAGGAGAGACACTGCGCGGTGTAGCAATCTTAAGGTATTACGCTGGAGAAGGCATGCGAAAAACCGGTGATGTCATTCCATCAACGGACAGCGAAGCACTGATGTTTACGACCCGCGTACCCCTTGGCGTTGTAGGGGTTATTGCTCCTTGGAATTTCCCGGTAGCCATTCCGATTTGGAAAACGGCTCCGGCCTTAATTTACGGCAATACGGTTGTGTTGAAGCCTGCTCAGGAAACTGCGGTCACTGCAGCTAAAGTAATGGAGTGTTTTGAAGAGGCGGGCATTCCGGCAGGCGTTCTTAATCTGGTATGCGGCAGAGGCTCAGTGATCGGATCTGCACTTGCTGAGCATCCGGATGTGGGCGGAATAACGTTCACAGGCTCCAATGAAGTGGGCAAACGGGTCGGAGGCGCAGCACTGGCACGTGGGGCCAAGTATCAACTTGAAATGGGTGGGAAAAACCCGATTATTATCGCGGCTGACGCTGACCTCGATTTGGCTGTGGAAGCCACAATCAGCGGTGGGTTGAAATCGACCGGGCAAAAATGTACGGCCACCAGCAAGGTCATTATTGAACGAAAAGTATACGATGCCTTCAAAGAAAAGCTGCTCTCGCAAATCCAGGAAATCCGGCTTGGTGACGGCATGTCTTCTGGAAGCTGGATGGGTCCATGTGCAAGCGAAGGACAGCTCAATACCGTGCTGAGTTATATTCAAAAAGGCCAAGATGAAGGTGCCGTTCTGCTCACTGGCGGAAAAAGAGGGGACGGTCCGGGACTGGAAGAGGGATTCTATGTGCAGCCGACCGTATTTGAAGGGGTCGAATCCCATATGTCCATCGCCCGGGAAGAAATCTTTGGCCCGGTTCTGGCCTTGATTGCGGTAGATTCCCTGGAGGAAGCGATCGAAGCGGCTAATGATAGCGATTATGGCTTGAGTGCTTCCATCTATACACAGAACGTCGGAGCCATGTTGTCTTTCATCCGGGACATGGATGCAGGACTGGTCAGAATTAATGCAGAAACAGCCGGCGTAGAGCTGCAGGCTCCGTTTGGCGGTATGAAGATGTCAAGTTCACACTCCAGAGAACAGGGGCAAGCGGCTATCGAGTTTTTCACGGCCATCAAAACGGTCTTTGTGAAGTCATAA
- a CDS encoding YjhG/YagF family D-xylonate dehydratase, giving the protein MYEQITSIMGETASNCFDIIAHAPGAAGRLPLTDDLLRNAPSGDLFGMSQNVGMGWKPGDLNGKQFLILSTQGGIRNEDGSPAALGYHTGHWEVGLLMKAAAEELSSRGGIPFAGYVSDPCDGRSQGTTGMFDSLPYRNDAAMVFRRLIRSLPTRKGVLGVATCDKGLPAMMLALAGMPQLPGVIVPGGVTLPPTDGEDAGKIQTIGARYVNGELSLEMASDLGCRACATPGGGCQFLGTAATAQVVAEALGMTVPHAALAPSGQPIWFEMARQSSRALIHMESQGMRMGDIVTDASIRNAMTVHAAFGGSTNLLLHIPAIAHAAGLTVPTVQDWIQVNKNVPRLVSALPNGPIFYPTIRVFQAGGVPEVMLHLRQLGLLDESVPTVTGTSLGQVLDWWESSERRHLMRKQLKEQDGIDPDSVIMSVEHAQRLGISSTVTFPTGNIAPEGSVIKSTSIDPAVLDEHGVYRHRGRAKVFTTEREAIHAIKTGGILAGDVVVLLGRGPSGTGMEETYQLTSALKHLPFGKYVSLITDARFSGVSTGACFGHVGPEALAGGPIGKLRNGDLIDIVVDRNTLEGSINFVGEGELAFSPEEGALILAQRSFHPDMRPDEALPDDTKLWAALQSVSGGTWRGNVYDVERIITALEAGKKALGWY; this is encoded by the coding sequence ATGTACGAACAGATTACGTCGATTATGGGAGAGACCGCATCCAACTGCTTCGATATCATAGCCCATGCTCCAGGGGCTGCAGGACGTCTGCCTCTAACGGATGATTTGCTGCGGAATGCTCCAAGCGGCGACTTGTTTGGCATGTCCCAGAATGTTGGAATGGGCTGGAAGCCCGGGGATTTGAACGGAAAACAATTTCTGATCTTGAGTACACAAGGTGGCATACGCAATGAAGACGGCAGCCCGGCAGCGCTCGGTTACCATACCGGCCACTGGGAGGTCGGCCTACTGATGAAGGCTGCCGCAGAGGAACTCTCAAGCCGGGGAGGAATCCCGTTTGCTGGATATGTCAGCGATCCGTGTGACGGCAGATCACAGGGGACAACCGGCATGTTTGACTCGCTTCCGTACCGGAACGATGCCGCTATGGTATTTCGCAGACTGATTCGCTCGCTGCCAACGCGTAAAGGTGTTCTTGGTGTCGCCACTTGTGACAAAGGTCTTCCAGCGATGATGCTCGCGCTTGCCGGCATGCCGCAATTGCCTGGTGTAATCGTTCCCGGTGGCGTCACACTTCCGCCTACCGATGGAGAGGACGCCGGTAAAATTCAGACCATCGGTGCACGTTACGTCAACGGGGAACTTTCTCTGGAAATGGCGTCCGATTTAGGATGCCGAGCTTGTGCTACACCGGGAGGAGGCTGTCAGTTTTTAGGTACCGCGGCTACGGCCCAGGTTGTAGCAGAGGCTCTGGGTATGACAGTGCCACATGCCGCGCTTGCCCCTTCCGGTCAGCCCATCTGGTTTGAAATGGCACGCCAATCGTCACGTGCACTCATCCATATGGAGTCTCAGGGGATGAGAATGGGAGACATTGTCACGGATGCATCCATTCGCAATGCGATGACCGTTCATGCCGCGTTTGGCGGATCGACCAATCTGCTTCTTCACATACCGGCGATTGCCCATGCCGCCGGTTTAACCGTACCCACGGTACAGGACTGGATACAGGTTAACAAAAATGTTCCAAGGCTGGTTAGTGCTCTGCCAAACGGACCGATCTTTTATCCGACCATACGTGTCTTTCAGGCCGGAGGTGTACCGGAGGTCATGCTACACCTCAGACAGCTTGGTCTGTTGGATGAGTCTGTACCAACCGTTACAGGTACTTCATTGGGTCAGGTACTGGATTGGTGGGAATCGTCGGAACGGCGTCATCTCATGCGGAAGCAGTTAAAAGAGCAGGACGGCATTGATCCGGACAGTGTCATCATGAGTGTAGAGCACGCTCAGCGGCTTGGAATCTCTTCCACCGTAACATTTCCAACCGGGAATATCGCTCCGGAAGGTTCTGTCATCAAATCCACCTCTATTGATCCTGCTGTGCTGGATGAGCATGGTGTATACCGTCATCGTGGCAGAGCAAAGGTGTTTACCACCGAACGTGAGGCAATCCATGCGATTAAGACCGGAGGTATTCTGGCTGGCGACGTTGTTGTGCTTCTTGGGCGAGGTCCATCGGGAACCGGGATGGAGGAGACGTACCAGCTTACATCTGCGCTTAAACATTTGCCTTTTGGCAAATACGTGTCACTGATTACGGATGCCCGGTTCTCCGGTGTTTCCACCGGAGCGTGCTTTGGTCATGTTGGCCCTGAAGCGCTGGCAGGCGGACCAATTGGCAAGCTGCGGAACGGAGATCTGATTGACATCGTGGTTGATCGTAACACGCTGGAGGGCAGCATTAACTTTGTCGGAGAAGGAGAGCTGGCGTTTTCGCCGGAAGAAGGTGCTCTCATCCTGGCACAAAGGTCCTTCCATCCGGATATGAGGCCTGATGAAGCTTTGCCGGATGATACAAAGCTCTGGGCTGCATTGCAATCGGTCAGCGGTGGGACTTGGAGAGGGAATGTATATGATGTAGAGCGGATAATAACCGCCCTGGAAGCCGGCAAAAAAGCGCTGGGCTGGTACTGA
- a CDS encoding glycoside hydrolase family 43 protein, with translation MNKIQKMITNPILPGFHPDPSICRAGEDYYIATSTFEWFPGVRIHHSRDLVHWRPIASPLTRVTQLNMEGNINSGGVWAPCLSYNNGVFYLIYTDVKSRVGAFKDTHNYLVTATDIEGPWSDPVYLNSSGFDPSLFHDEDGRKWLVNMIWDHRKGKNRFAGIVLQEYSVQEHKLIGPAMNIFKGTELGLTEAPHLYKHNDYYYLITAEGGTGYEHAVTSARSRTLQGPYEVDPANPILTSYGRPDLALQKAGHGSLVETHTGEWYMAHLVGRPVQRKYCILGRETALQLCTWSEDGWLRLASGDRYPEVQVPAPMIQSHPFEPIAEMDHFDHFELRHDWNTLRIPPDSTWLSLTERPGYLRLHGMESMSSTHRQSMIARRLQALECEAETCLEFAPDHPQQMAGLILYYDTQDYLYLRVTYHEEKGLCLGIIQSKYGVYDELLEDIPLELVSTLRLKAVVDQDRARFYYALNSDSSWNTAGGWIDITHLSDESPEYIRFTGTYIGLCVQDLGGTRKHADFDYFMYKEI, from the coding sequence ATGAATAAGATCCAGAAAATGATCACCAATCCCATCCTTCCCGGTTTCCATCCTGATCCGTCCATCTGCCGAGCAGGGGAGGATTATTATATCGCCACTTCCACCTTTGAATGGTTCCCTGGTGTACGGATTCACCATTCCCGGGATCTGGTTCATTGGCGGCCCATCGCTTCTCCGCTGACTCGTGTAACGCAGTTGAACATGGAGGGCAACATTAATTCCGGAGGCGTATGGGCACCCTGTCTTAGTTACAACAACGGTGTGTTTTACCTGATCTACACCGATGTCAAAAGCCGGGTAGGCGCTTTTAAAGATACCCACAATTACCTTGTGACAGCAACGGATATCGAGGGCCCTTGGTCCGATCCGGTGTATCTGAACAGCAGCGGTTTTGATCCTTCCCTGTTTCATGATGAAGACGGGCGTAAGTGGCTGGTCAATATGATATGGGATCACCGTAAGGGCAAAAATCGGTTTGCAGGCATCGTTCTTCAGGAATATTCTGTCCAGGAACATAAGCTGATCGGACCGGCCATGAACATATTTAAGGGAACAGAACTAGGCCTGACCGAAGCACCCCACCTGTACAAACACAACGACTATTATTATCTCATTACGGCTGAAGGTGGAACCGGTTATGAGCATGCGGTTACCTCAGCACGTTCCCGTACGTTACAAGGTCCTTATGAGGTCGATCCTGCCAATCCGATCCTCACTTCATACGGCAGACCGGATTTAGCTCTGCAAAAGGCAGGCCACGGTAGTCTGGTCGAAACGCATACCGGCGAATGGTACATGGCTCATCTGGTCGGACGACCCGTTCAGCGCAAATATTGCATTCTTGGACGTGAGACCGCACTTCAGCTATGTACGTGGAGTGAGGACGGCTGGCTGAGACTTGCGAGCGGTGACCGATATCCGGAGGTTCAGGTGCCTGCACCAATGATCCAGTCCCATCCGTTTGAGCCGATTGCTGAAATGGATCATTTCGATCACTTTGAGCTTCGGCATGATTGGAATACACTTCGCATTCCACCCGATTCGACTTGGCTCAGCTTGACGGAACGTCCCGGTTACTTACGCTTGCACGGCATGGAGTCGATGAGTTCAACGCACAGGCAAAGCATGATCGCACGGAGACTTCAGGCCTTGGAGTGTGAAGCCGAGACGTGTCTGGAATTTGCGCCGGACCATCCACAGCAAATGGCCGGATTGATTTTGTACTACGATACCCAGGACTATCTCTACTTACGTGTAACTTATCATGAAGAGAAAGGGCTCTGCCTGGGGATTATTCAGTCCAAATACGGGGTATACGACGAACTGCTGGAGGATATTCCGCTAGAGTTGGTGAGCACGCTTCGTTTAAAGGCTGTGGTGGATCAAGATCGCGCCCGCTTTTATTATGCGTTAAATAGCGATTCATCCTGGAATACAGCAGGCGGGTGGATTGATATCACACATCTGTCCGATGAATCTCCGGAGTATATCCGGTTTACGGGAACCTATATCGGTCTTTGTGTGCAGGATCTTGGTGGAACCCGAAAACATGCCGATTTTGACTATTTTATGTATAAGGAAATATAG
- a CDS encoding SH3 domain-containing protein, whose translation MNLYKVIEPHNSNYPDPIVLAKGDTILYGREDTEFPNWIFCESLHSKKCGWVPKQILSTPNEEEIATALSDYSAHELTVKPGIIVTKEFELNEWSFVHTAEGEKGWLPNKVLTPSEL comes from the coding sequence ATGAATTTATATAAAGTTATTGAACCCCATAATTCAAACTATCCTGATCCCATCGTTTTAGCTAAAGGAGATACGATCCTATATGGGAGAGAAGATACTGAATTCCCCAACTGGATTTTCTGTGAATCCTTGCATTCTAAAAAATGCGGCTGGGTACCGAAGCAAATATTAAGCACTCCCAATGAAGAAGAGATCGCAACTGCATTATCAGACTATTCTGCACACGAATTAACCGTAAAACCCGGTATCATCGTTACAAAAGAATTTGAACTAAATGAATGGAGTTTTGTTCATACCGCAGAGGGTGAGAAGGGCTGGTTGCCAAACAAGGTATTGACTCCATCGGAATTATAA